One window of the Branchiostoma lanceolatum isolate klBraLanc5 chromosome 3, klBraLanc5.hap2, whole genome shotgun sequence genome contains the following:
- the LOC136431360 gene encoding MORN repeat-containing protein 4-like isoform X1 — MVLFDMTTRASYKYGEGEEYHGEWNAHGKRHGLGHLTLANGTKYTGRFENGFCSGHGVMSFADGSRYEGEFAGGRFSGIGVFTRCDGMKFEGEFRDGKVNGLGLLTFADGTHGLPRNEGYFEGNELKERQQCNEVIRKARNSATIARSQHL, encoded by the exons ATG GTGTTATTTGACATGACCACGAGAGCCTCTTACAAGTACGGAGAGGGGGAGGAGTATCATGGAGAGTGGAATGCACATG GAAAACGGCATGGACTCGGCCACCTAACCCTTGCCAATGGTACCAAGTACACAGGCAGATTTGAGAATGGCTTCTGTAGTGGCCATGGAGTCATGAGCTTTGCTGATGggtccag gtaTGAAGGAGAGTTTGCTGGAGGCAGGTTCTCCGGGATCGGCGTGTTCACCCGCTGTGATGGCATGAAGTTTGAGGGAGAGTTCCGCGACGGGAAAGTCAACGGCCTTG GGCTGCTGACTTTTGCAGACGGGACCCATGGCCTTCCTCGCAATGAGGGTTACTTTGAGGGCAACGAACTGAAGGAGCGGCAACAGTGTAACGAGGTCATCAGGAAGGCACGGAATTCTGCGACCATTGCCAGATCCCAGCATCTTTAA
- the LOC136431360 gene encoding MORN repeat-containing protein 4-like isoform X2: MTTRASYKYGEGEEYHGEWNAHGKRHGLGHLTLANGTKYTGRFENGFCSGHGVMSFADGSRYEGEFAGGRFSGIGVFTRCDGMKFEGEFRDGKVNGLGLLTFADGTHGLPRNEGYFEGNELKERQQCNEVIRKARNSATIARSQHL, from the exons ATGACCACGAGAGCCTCTTACAAGTACGGAGAGGGGGAGGAGTATCATGGAGAGTGGAATGCACATG GAAAACGGCATGGACTCGGCCACCTAACCCTTGCCAATGGTACCAAGTACACAGGCAGATTTGAGAATGGCTTCTGTAGTGGCCATGGAGTCATGAGCTTTGCTGATGggtccag gtaTGAAGGAGAGTTTGCTGGAGGCAGGTTCTCCGGGATCGGCGTGTTCACCCGCTGTGATGGCATGAAGTTTGAGGGAGAGTTCCGCGACGGGAAAGTCAACGGCCTTG GGCTGCTGACTTTTGCAGACGGGACCCATGGCCTTCCTCGCAATGAGGGTTACTTTGAGGGCAACGAACTGAAGGAGCGGCAACAGTGTAACGAGGTCATCAGGAAGGCACGGAATTCTGCGACCATTGCCAGATCCCAGCATCTTTAA